A single Lactuca sativa cultivar Salinas chromosome 8, Lsat_Salinas_v11, whole genome shotgun sequence DNA region contains:
- the LOC111893311 gene encoding protein INVOLVED IN DE NOVO 2 isoform X2, translating into MTEDHMEQSSDEDSDSELEEYEEKSYEELKGGKYHIKLPNESFTCPFCSNKKKHDYQYKDLLQHATMVGKTDSKKRSKKDKANHLALSKYLNKDLSEASGSLQVNNEVDHLADHDGDEMFVWPWKGIVVNLPVKLTDGRYVGSSGSSLRDELTMKGFNPTRVIPLWNFRGHSGSAVVEFKKDWTGFNNAMSFEKAYEADHHGKKDWNPGNDHTHSSGIYCWVARGDDYRSNNIIGEHLRKIADLMTISDIMEEEDHKEIQLKSTLTNVIEVKKRHIEEMESKYMETEVTLRNLIAEKDKIHQYYNEEFKKIQSSAREHYQKILNDHEKLKLRLESEKKELQLQGEELQKREVVNENERKILAEEIEENAARNSSLKIATAEQRKADESVLKLADDHKREKEKLHERIIMLEKKLDAKQAVELEIERLRGQLNVMKHMGDDDLEVLKKMDEIHNNLKEKEEEFVDLESLYQTLVVQERKSNDELQEARKELIEEVPKGTDIGVKRMGELDNKPFYNAMKKKYNETEAEDKASEICSLWEEYLRDPNWHPFKIITINGKPQELIDESDGKLEGLKRELGEEVYKAVITALREINEFNPSGRYIITELWNFAEGRKATLKEGASCLLKMWDAKKRRRT; encoded by the exons ATGACTGAGGATCATATGGAGCAAAGTTCTGATGAAGACAGTGATTCTGAACTAGAAGAATATGAAGAGAAAAGCTATGAAGAGCTCAAGGGTGGAAAATATCACATCAAATTACCAAACGAATCTTTCACTTGCCCATTCTGTTCTAACAAGAAAAAGCATGATTACCAATACAAGGACTTACTACAACATGCTACTATGGTTGGGAAAACTGATTCAAAAAAACGAAGCAAGAAAGACAAGGCAAATCATCTAGCATTATCCAAATATCTCAATAAAGATCTATCAGAAGCCTCTGGTTCCTTACAAGTTAACAATGAGGTTGATCACCTTGCAGATCATGATGGTGATGAGATGTTTGTATGGCCATGGAAAGGCATTGTTGTTAACCTACCAGTTAAGTTAACAGATGGGCGTTATGTTGGGAGCAGTGGTTCAAGTTTGAGAGATGAATTAACCATGAAGGGTTTTAATCCTACGCGGGTGATCCCATTGTGGAATTTCCGTGGTCATTCAGGATCTGCAGTGGTTGAGTTTAAAAAAGATTGGACAGGTTTCAATAATGCCATGTCATTTGAAAAAGCTTATGAGGCTGATCACCATGGTAAAAAGGATTGGAATCCAGGTAATGATCATACTCATAGCTCTGGTATTTATTGTTGGGTTGCTCGGGGTGATGATTACAGATCTAACAACATAATTGGAGAGCATCTTCGCAAGATTGCTGACCTTATGACCATTTCTGATATCATGGAAGAAGAAGATCACAAAGAGATTCAACTCAAGTCAACTTTGACAAATGTGATTGAAGTCAAAAAGAGGCACATTGAAGAGATGGAGAGTAAATACATGGAAACAGAAGTTACCCTTCGCAACTTAATTGCTGAAAAAGATAAGATTCACCAATATTATAATGAAG AGTTCAAGAAAATCCAGTCGAGTGCACGAGAACATTATCAGAAGATACTTAATGACCATGAAAAACTAAAACTAAGACTTGAAAGTGAAAAGAAAGAACTTCAACTTCAGGGAGAAGAATTGCAGAAGCGTGAGGTTGTAAATGAAAACGAAAGGAAAATATTGGCTGAAGAGATCGAAGAG AATGCTGCTAGAAATAGTTCGCTCAAGATAGCAACTGCTGAGCAAAGGAAAGCTGATGAAAGTGTGTTGAAACTTGCAGATGATCATAAG AGGGAAAAAGAGAAACTCCATGAGAGAATAATCATGCTTGAGAAAAAACTGGATGCAAAACAAGCAGTGGAGCTAGAAATAGAACGTTTAAGAGGGCAATTAAATGTTATGAAGCACATGGGGGATGATGATTTggaggttttgaagaagatggatgaaATACACAACAACTTGAAGGAAAAGGAAGAAGAGTTTGTTGATCTGGAAAGCTTATATCAAACTCTAGTTGTTCAAGAACGAAAAAGCAATGATGAGCTTCAAGAAGCTCGCAAAGAGTTAATTGAA GAAGTACCAAAAGGCACAGATATCGGTGTGAAGAGAATGGGAGAATTGGATAATAAACCATTCTATAACGCCATGAAAAAAAAGTACAATGAGACAGAAGCAGAAGACAAAGCTTCAGAGATATGTTCATTATGGGAAGAATACCTTCGAGATCCCAATTGGCATCCTTTCAAAATAATCACCATCAATGGAAAACCACAG GAATTGATAGATGAAAGTGACGGAAAATTGGAAGGCCTGAAGAGAGAGTTGGGTGAAGAAGTGTACAAAGCTGTAATAACTGCTTTGAGAGAGATTAATGAATTTAATCCAAGTGGAAGATACATTATAACAGAGCTTTGGAATTTTGCTGAGGGAAGGAAAGCGACTTTGAAGGAGGGAGCTTCTTGTCTTTTGAAGATGTGGGATGCCAAAAAACGTCGGAGAACGTGA
- the LOC111893311 gene encoding protein INVOLVED IN DE NOVO 2 isoform X1, whose product MTEDHMEQSSDEDSDSELEEYEEKSYEELKGGKYHIKLPNESFTCPFCSNKKKHDYQYKDLLQHATMVGKTDSKKRSKKDKANHLALSKYLNKDLSEASGSLQVNNEVDHLADHDGDEMFVWPWKGIVVNLPVKLTDGRYVGSSGSSLRDELTMKGFNPTRVIPLWNFRGHSGSAVVEFKKDWTGFNNAMSFEKAYEADHHGKKDWNPGNDHTHSSGIYCWVARGDDYRSNNIIGEHLRKIADLMTISDIMEEEDHKEIQLKSTLTNVIEVKKRHIEEMESKYMETEVTLRNLIAEKDKIHQYYNEEFKKIQSSAREHYQKILNDHEKLKLRLESEKKELQLQGEELQKREVVNENERKILAEEIEENAARNSSLKIATAEQRKADESVLKLADDHKREKEKLHERIIMLEKKLDAKQAVELEIERLRGQLNVMKHMGDDDLEVLKKMDEIHNNLKEKEEEFVDLESLYQTLVVQERKSNDELQEARKELIEGFKEVPKGTDIGVKRMGELDNKPFYNAMKKKYNETEAEDKASEICSLWEEYLRDPNWHPFKIITINGKPQELIDESDGKLEGLKRELGEEVYKAVITALREINEFNPSGRYIITELWNFAEGRKATLKEGASCLLKMWDAKKRRRT is encoded by the exons ATGACTGAGGATCATATGGAGCAAAGTTCTGATGAAGACAGTGATTCTGAACTAGAAGAATATGAAGAGAAAAGCTATGAAGAGCTCAAGGGTGGAAAATATCACATCAAATTACCAAACGAATCTTTCACTTGCCCATTCTGTTCTAACAAGAAAAAGCATGATTACCAATACAAGGACTTACTACAACATGCTACTATGGTTGGGAAAACTGATTCAAAAAAACGAAGCAAGAAAGACAAGGCAAATCATCTAGCATTATCCAAATATCTCAATAAAGATCTATCAGAAGCCTCTGGTTCCTTACAAGTTAACAATGAGGTTGATCACCTTGCAGATCATGATGGTGATGAGATGTTTGTATGGCCATGGAAAGGCATTGTTGTTAACCTACCAGTTAAGTTAACAGATGGGCGTTATGTTGGGAGCAGTGGTTCAAGTTTGAGAGATGAATTAACCATGAAGGGTTTTAATCCTACGCGGGTGATCCCATTGTGGAATTTCCGTGGTCATTCAGGATCTGCAGTGGTTGAGTTTAAAAAAGATTGGACAGGTTTCAATAATGCCATGTCATTTGAAAAAGCTTATGAGGCTGATCACCATGGTAAAAAGGATTGGAATCCAGGTAATGATCATACTCATAGCTCTGGTATTTATTGTTGGGTTGCTCGGGGTGATGATTACAGATCTAACAACATAATTGGAGAGCATCTTCGCAAGATTGCTGACCTTATGACCATTTCTGATATCATGGAAGAAGAAGATCACAAAGAGATTCAACTCAAGTCAACTTTGACAAATGTGATTGAAGTCAAAAAGAGGCACATTGAAGAGATGGAGAGTAAATACATGGAAACAGAAGTTACCCTTCGCAACTTAATTGCTGAAAAAGATAAGATTCACCAATATTATAATGAAG AGTTCAAGAAAATCCAGTCGAGTGCACGAGAACATTATCAGAAGATACTTAATGACCATGAAAAACTAAAACTAAGACTTGAAAGTGAAAAGAAAGAACTTCAACTTCAGGGAGAAGAATTGCAGAAGCGTGAGGTTGTAAATGAAAACGAAAGGAAAATATTGGCTGAAGAGATCGAAGAG AATGCTGCTAGAAATAGTTCGCTCAAGATAGCAACTGCTGAGCAAAGGAAAGCTGATGAAAGTGTGTTGAAACTTGCAGATGATCATAAG AGGGAAAAAGAGAAACTCCATGAGAGAATAATCATGCTTGAGAAAAAACTGGATGCAAAACAAGCAGTGGAGCTAGAAATAGAACGTTTAAGAGGGCAATTAAATGTTATGAAGCACATGGGGGATGATGATTTggaggttttgaagaagatggatgaaATACACAACAACTTGAAGGAAAAGGAAGAAGAGTTTGTTGATCTGGAAAGCTTATATCAAACTCTAGTTGTTCAAGAACGAAAAAGCAATGATGAGCTTCAAGAAGCTCGCAAAGAGTTAATTGAA GGATTTAAGGAAGTACCAAAAGGCACAGATATCGGTGTGAAGAGAATGGGAGAATTGGATAATAAACCATTCTATAACGCCATGAAAAAAAAGTACAATGAGACAGAAGCAGAAGACAAAGCTTCAGAGATATGTTCATTATGGGAAGAATACCTTCGAGATCCCAATTGGCATCCTTTCAAAATAATCACCATCAATGGAAAACCACAG GAATTGATAGATGAAAGTGACGGAAAATTGGAAGGCCTGAAGAGAGAGTTGGGTGAAGAAGTGTACAAAGCTGTAATAACTGCTTTGAGAGAGATTAATGAATTTAATCCAAGTGGAAGATACATTATAACAGAGCTTTGGAATTTTGCTGAGGGAAGGAAAGCGACTTTGAAGGAGGGAGCTTCTTGTCTTTTGAAGATGTGGGATGCCAAAAAACGTCGGAGAACGTGA